The Mesobacillus jeotgali genome window below encodes:
- a CDS encoding group-specific protein has translation MPNIEEEYQSGFEMEVNAPYSLNYLLMIQNIYLNSKNTEAVMPLFPYVNTSTWGILEEEFEETFTQVWEASVQKNSRDYMYDHNGVFQLDKELYQKLFQNSESGSFGYSESVKFFLAWWNGFHGKIAIEAVFDHDKMEKVYKELASYIKIDKRLRIHLVYDKPVLADRDDRSWYAVMPIEDVFITKKRPELLSYLLKCCQV, from the coding sequence ATGCCAAATATCGAAGAGGAATACCAGAGCGGGTTCGAGATGGAAGTGAATGCCCCCTATTCATTAAATTACTTATTAATGATCCAAAACATTTATCTAAACAGCAAAAATACAGAAGCTGTAATGCCATTATTCCCATATGTAAATACTTCAACGTGGGGAATCTTAGAGGAAGAGTTTGAAGAAACTTTTACGCAAGTCTGGGAGGCATCTGTTCAAAAGAATTCTCGAGATTATATGTATGACCACAATGGAGTATTTCAGTTGGATAAAGAACTGTATCAAAAGTTGTTTCAAAACAGTGAATCTGGATCATTCGGATACTCAGAAAGTGTGAAGTTCTTTCTAGCCTGGTGGAATGGTTTTCATGGAAAAATCGCCATTGAGGCCGTGTTTGATCACGACAAAATGGAGAAGGTTTATAAAGAGTTAGCTTCATACATAAAAATTGATAAACGATTAAGGATTCATTTGGTCTATGACAAACCCGTATTAGCTGATAGAGATGACCGTTCCTGGTATGCAGTGATGCCGATCGAAGATGTTTTTATCACTAAAAAACGTCCTGAGTTGCTATCATATCTGTTAAAGTGCTGTCAGGTTTAG
- a CDS encoding cell division protein FtsK yields MTFFNRVSDFFGMTKLKERLFFEDHEGISEADREYINRIKGQNPFGIISMFMGGVSFAFGPIYVAFPIITIIFCILTYGTFDRDQEDNPWTFIIGVSLALIGLFMNLGGVVHELIV; encoded by the coding sequence ATGACATTCTTTAACAGGGTAAGTGATTTCTTTGGAATGACAAAACTTAAAGAGAGATTATTTTTTGAAGATCATGAGGGGATTTCAGAAGCAGACCGGGAATATATAAATCGTATTAAGGGACAAAACCCTTTTGGCATTATATCCATGTTTATGGGTGGAGTATCTTTTGCCTTTGGACCAATTTATGTTGCTTTTCCCATAATAACAATCATCTTTTGTATCTTAACATATGGAACTTTTGATAGAGATCAAGAAGATAATCCATGGACTTTTATTATAGGCGTTTCTTTGGCTTTAATAGGCTTATTTATGAATTTAGGTGGCGTAGTCCATGAGCTAATAGTCTAG